One Setaria italica strain Yugu1 chromosome II, Setaria_italica_v2.0, whole genome shotgun sequence DNA segment encodes these proteins:
- the LOC101782895 gene encoding uncharacterized protein LOC101782895, with amino-acid sequence MDAAPVLKRKGADAAPEPWVHVPATKIRRLDAEVPPVETGVGGPLAGPGAGVPPQQAFGVGEARVIGDVAAPAVDATALLKRKGAEAPQPWLDVDGVPAPATKIRRLDAEVPPVEPAVGAPLDQPGASVPPRPFVVVEEVGMSGDMAPQAAAVGVGAPVVNDERAIVVYQPAEAARNLLQGPLRPGTSLHVCPDWIHGLKSTMLHEASNHRALFEELAARDENLHLAMVPWAPAQIHAHTHAGSSSAAAAAEMMEADQDSDGASMDVEHDVEGQPTPAAGGALQGEAFHHQQWPPQHCVAPQQLQLPAASYQPSPVTWSW; translated from the exons ATGGACGCCGCGCCGGTGCTGAAGCGGAAGGGCGCGGATGCGGCGCCGGAGCCGTGGGTCCACGTCCCCGCCACCAAAATCCGCCGACTC GACGCGGAGGTGCCGCCCGTCGAGACCGGCGTGGGCGGGCCGCTTGCTGGGCCCGGCGCGGGCGTGCCGCCGCAACAGGCGTTCGGGGTGGGGGAGGCGCGCGTGATCGGCGAtgtggcggcgccggccgtggaCGCGACGGCGTTGCTGAAGAGGAAGGGCGCGGAGGCGCCGCAGCCGTGGCTCGACGTCGACGGGGTCCCTGCACCCGCCACCAAGATCCGGCGACTG GACGCCGAGGTGCCGCCTGTCGAGCCCGCCGTGGGCGCCCCGCTTGACCAGCCCGGCGCGAGCGTGCCGCCGCGGCCTttcgtggtggtggaggaggtggggatGAGCGGCGACATGGCGCCGCAGGCCGCGGCGGTCGGCGTGGGCGCGCCGGTGGTGAACGACGAGCGCGCGATCGTGGTGTACCAGCCCGCCGAGGCGGCGCGCAACCTCCTGCAAGGCCCGCTCCGGCCGGGGACTTCTCTCCACGTCTGCCCCGACTGGATCCACGGGCTCAAGA GCACCATGCTGCACGAGGCGAGCAACCACAGGGCTCTGTTCGAGGAGCTGGCCGCCAGGGACGAGAACCTCCACCTGGCCATGGTCCCGTGGGCGCCCGCCCAGATCCACGCCCATACCCATGCCGGCTCCAGCtccgcagcggcggccgcggagatGATGGAAGCTGATCAGGACAGCGACGGCGCGTCCATGGATGTCGAGCACGACGTGGAGGGGCAGCCCACGCCCGCAGCTGGTGGCGCGCTGCAGGGGGAGGCGTTCCACCATCAGCAGTGGCCGCCGCAGCACTGCGTTGCtccgcagcagctgcagctcccgGCCGCGAGCTACCAGCCAAGCCCGGTCACGTGGTCGTGGTGA
- the LOC101778344 gene encoding LOW QUALITY PROTEIN: histone-lysine N-methyltransferase, H3 lysine-36 specific-like (The sequence of the model RefSeq protein was modified relative to this genomic sequence to represent the inferred CDS: inserted 2 bases in 2 codons; deleted 2 bases in 1 codon), which yields MGEPSLSQPKPQPLSLSPSPVSAASPTPTPTASTSTSPATAAASRPKKAPPSSDSNPPKKPRLTFAVSGRPXSFDGEVAXRHLRDADPTLTTVINAHGPLVFQCPYHLFHSLVRSILYQQLAFKAATSVYSWFLSLLDGEASVTPDRFFLF from the exons ATGGGCGAGCCATCCCTTTCCCAACCCAAGCCCCAACCTCTCTCCCTGTCACCATCCCCAGTGTCCGCCGCATCACCCACCCCTACCCCCACCGCCTCCACATCCAcctcccccgccaccgccgctgcctcacGCCCCAAGAAGGCG CCTCCCTCCTCCGACTCCAACCCGCCGAAGAAGCCCCGCCTGACGTTTGCGGTCTCGGGCCGAC TGTCCTTCGACGGCGAGGTGG GTCGCCACCTGCGCGACGCTGACCCCACCCTCACCACCGTCATCAATGCCCATGGCCCCCTCGTGTTCCAGTGCCCGTATCACCTGTTCCACTCCCTCGTTCGATCCATCCTCTACCAGCAGCTCGCCTTCAAGGCCGCCACCTCCGTCTACTCTTGGTTCCTCTCGCTCCTCGACGGCGAGGCCAGCGTGACCCCCGaccgattttttttattttag